CAAGCAGGTGTGCAACAAATTCAAACCCAAGGTTGGATGAAGATGAATCAGGTTTAGGcaatgaagaggaagaagatgaagaccCACATGATGATGCTTATGTGACAGATTCTGAGGATGCTCCTCCCGATGGTGGAGAAAGCATGGAAGGATTGCAAGCTGCAAATAACCATGATGAGTTTGATGATGGATATTGAGTTGGGGTTGTCTTTTGAGCTGGGGTTGGCTTTTGAGAGATGTTACTTATGCTGTATTTTTATGGACTGATGTATCTAAGTTATGCTACTTATGCTGCAAATTATCCCACTAGTATCTAAGTTTATGGACTGATGTATTGATGTTACTTATGCTGTATTTTTACCCATTATGCTACTTGTGAACTTGCCCATATACTACTATTGTGGATTGTGACCACATATTGctaaatttctctatttttttagcttGGTGCTTGGGAGAATAAAAGAGATCACAAATCATCAGCAAGAACAAGGTACACTTGATCCATATTTACATAGCTAATTAATTGCATTATAACTTGTTTCTTACATTCATTATCACTCACAACATGTTGCAAGTACATGCTACATCAAGTAAGAGAAATTGGAAAGAAGAGAGCTGGAAAATTGGCACCAACAAGGTATGTTTCTGCTCTTTTCCTACATGCTAGGACATCTGTATGTCGTCGCCTCGCCGCGCACCTTAAGCGCCTAGTCGACTCAAAGGGCTGAGTCGCCGCGCTTCGCCTTACCGCCTTAAAAACATTGGTGGTGTTGtttgagaaaagaaagagaatctCAAGGGCTTTATCTCCTGGTATCCTACTTGCTGTTGTACACCAACTGAATGCAGCATCCAAGGGTCTGAAAAGCCTCAAGGTCACAAAAGGACACCCTGACCAATCTGAAGTTACTGAGATTTATAAGGATGAAGTGGTTAGGAGGCATGTGGTCTACCTGCCTCAGTTGGCATGCACTTATAGGGAGTGGCAAGTCATTGGCAAACCTTGTGCATATGCTCTAGCAGTTATCACAACTACAAGGCAGCCACAAATGGATAGGTTTGTCAGTGAATACTACTCAGTTCAGAGATTCCAGGCCGCCTACCAAGGAATAATCCCAAATATTGTTGATAGAAATCAGTGGCCTCAGGTTGACAAGGGATTCCATCTCTTTCCTACAATTGGCAAGAAGAGAGGTCCAGGTAGACACAGAAGAAGTTAAGGATCAAACCAGCAGCAGAGAGAACTGAAAAGGCCACCAGACAAGTTGCATGCAAAGGATGTGGGGAAAAGGATCATAGACAGGGCAGCTAGAGGTGTCACCTCACTGGAACTAAGAAAAGGTACCATCTTCAATACTTTGATTgaattctctctttttttcatgtcTAACAATCAGTTTTTTTCCCTTGCTACTTGAAGAGAACCAAGAAGACTACTGTCAAGGCTGGGAGGAAGAAAGCAAAAACTGATGATATCCCTCCATCTGGAGAAGCCACCCCAAGGACAAGAGCAGCAGTAGCCAGGGAAGCTGCAATTAGGGCTGCACTCGAGGCAGAACAGGCTGAGGCAAAAGCCAGAGCTGCCATGAAGGCTGCAGAAGAAGCATCAAGGGCAGCCTTACTACTGCTGCCACCAGCAACACCTTCTGGCCAAACAACAAGGAGGTACAAAACTGAAACTTGTAACTGATCTATGTGTTTGAGAATCAAAACTGAAACTTTTGTATTCGCAGGAGGTTGTCCCTAGGTGCTGGGCCAAGCAGCCAAGAAGAGAGAGTCCCACAAGATCAACAAGTTGAACAGCTGCCTGTTGCACTGATGCATGATACATAAGCCACCATACACTGCAACAAAGACCAATCTACATCAATTTCGTTGCAATGTACATGAACACACTATTAAGCACAGCTAACAACAACATTAACAGGTTGAACTTTCACATGATATCCTCCATCTTTTCTTCCATCTTTGCAAGTCTCTTTGGCTCCTTTTCTCCCACCTCCACTTGCATGTCAGCATGGCCAGAGGTAGCATCTGCTGCACCTTCATCATCACAAGCAAGTTCTGCTAAAGTCCGAATTGTTACAATGCCAAGCTCCTTCAGCTTATTCAAATACTGCCTTTAAAATCTGTAGAAACCGCAAAGCTTAGGATACTAAAATGAAGAAAAATGCACTGCATTAACCCTAGCTGCGATTGGGGAACACAGTAAACATGAACAATTGAAGAGATAAGAGGATTCTCACCCCGTTCCGCGGACATTTAAAGTACACACGCATATGATTCTTCCCCTCCTTCATTGTGCGCCGCTCTATCACCCTAGCAAGGCCACATTCTGGGCATGGAATCAGTGGTAGCCCAGTCTCCACTCCAAGGGAAAATTCCTCCAGATCCCACCTAGAGCTTGACTCATGGGCCTCAGGCTGCATCTTGTACGCACCATTAGACATGGCGACAAACAGGGGGACTCGCCGCCGGGAGCGGTTGCTGGGAGGGAGGGGTCTGTAAGCACAAAAGAGGACGGGAAGGAACTGATGAATTGGCTACTGCGGTACCTGGGGCTGCCGTCGTCGCCGTACTACGTCGCCCAGAGTCGCTGTCGCCATCTCCCGTGGTCGCCGTCGCCCCGGATTTGGTGCGCACGTGTGAGGGAAAGGGGGGCGGGATGGGGACTGACGGCCCGGGTCCGTCCACTAGTGAATGTAGGGGAAGACAGGGGCACGATGGTCTTTTCCCGTGGCCAATCCACATTGGCATGCCGACGTGGTGCGCCACGAGGGTCAAAATGGTAAAAATAAAGCTTTTATTACTGTAGCAATGGCAAATATATTAGCGCCGATATAACGATGGCAACTGGACAAGCGCCGTTGGCAAGGATGGCAAGATCCCAAAGAAATCGCATCCtcctcccaagtcccaactAGGGGACTTTTACAATTTTACCATTATAATGAATGTCGCTCATCAAATTATCACTCTTAGAATGACACCTACAACTATACCATCGGAGAGAAGTTTGAGTTTCATTTTTACCacatttgctgatgtggcacgccACGCCAGCCGCACGCGCTGGCACCCGGTCAGCAGGCTCAAGTGAAATGTCCTTCCTGTCCCTGATCTGCTCATCTCTCCCCTCTGTCAGGAAGGACATAGCACGAGCCTGCTGACCGGGTGCCAGCGCGTGCAGCTGGTGTggcgtgccacatcagcaaatgtGGTAAAAATGAAACTCAAACTCCTCTCCGATGGTATAGTTGTAGGTGTCATTCTAAGAGTGATAATCTGATAAGTGACATTCGTTATAATGATAAAATTGtaaaagcccccccccccccccccccccccacacacactaGGAACCTCTCGTCCTGCTCCCCCTCTGAATCCCTAATCCCCCCTACGCGCTcgattgccgccgccgccgccgccgccgcgttcgcGTCCCCTCCGTCGCCCCATCCTCCCGCAATGCAACCTCCATCCGGTCTCTCCCCGCCCCCACCATCCTCTCCGCCCGCCGATACGCTGGCCTCCGCCGCCATCCAAACCCCAAGCCTCCCCGACACCCCGGCCTCCTTGGATCCCGACACCCCCTTCTCCGACGCCGCACCCGTCGACGCCTCGGACGCCGACGCCCCAGCCCTCGCGCCAACACCCGACGGCGCCCTCGCCTCCGCCTCGGACgcccccggcgacggcgaggacgacgggaTCACCAACCCCTCTGGCGGCTCCAGGAAGCACATgaccctagcgccgccggcgccggccagcaAGAAGTCGAAGAAGAAGGGCGGCAACAGCGTCTGGACCCGGCCAACCTCCCGCAAGGGCAAAAAGAAGGCgaggcagccgggcggccacgGACCCggtggcggcgccagcagcgccCACCCCGGGCCTATTGCCGGTGGAGACGAGTTGTGCCAGCTCGTCCCCGcgacccgcctcgccgccgagcgcAACGACGACGCTGCCACCCAGCCCGTGCTCCTCTCCCGCTTCTTCAAGTCCGAGAGGATCGAGGTCTCCGACGACCGCCTCACTGCTGCCAGCACCAAGGGCTACCGCATGGTGCGCGCCACccgcggcgtggcggccgggGCGTGGTACTTTGAGGTCAAGGTCGTGCATCTCGGCGCCACTGGCCACACGCGCCTTGGATGGGTGACCAACAGGGCGGACCTCCAGACGCCGGTTGGGTATGACGCCTATGGGTTTGGGTACCGCGACATTGATGGTGCCAAGGTGCATAAGGCTTGGAGGGACAAGTATGCTGATGAAGGGTATGGGGAAGGAGATGTCCTCGGGTTCTACATTTCCCTACCTGATGGAGAGCGATATGAGCCTAAGCAACCCGACCTGATTCAGTACAAGGGAATGCCCTTTCATGTGCAAATCCCCAAGGAGGAGCAGAAGGTACCAGCTCCTGTTCCTGGTGAGTACCTGTTTTAATAAAATTCTGTATATAGTTGTAGTTTGTTGGTGGCAATATAAAACACATACAGTTTTTACAATGAAATGGCTATGAAGTAGCTACTGAACAAATAAGATGCTGTTTCCGAAACACCTAAGCTGAATTGTTTCTCACTCAGTTCTTGAGAATGAGATAATGTCGATAACTGCTAGCAGAATTTTGTAATTGGGTTATTGAGATTTCAAGATAACAAATTCAAGAAAAGAATGTCTAATGAAACAAGTAATCATGTATAAGCACTTTCTTTACAGTTGTGTTATTTATACAATAAATAGTTAGGACTGAGTAAGGTTTAGAAATTATATGCAGATATTGTGTACTGATGTTGACATACTTGAATTAAACAATTAAATGTATTGCTCATGCTTTGCCAGCGTGTTGGTAGATATGTGTCATTTAGTTTTAGATTGGCACGGTGTTTTCCCAATTCACCCTTGCACAAATTCCTGTACCCTCCTTAGACATTATATAGACTCGTTAAATGTGTACGAAATCACCATATCTCCATTGCACACACTAGATAGTAGTTTCCATTTATTCATATTAAGCCTAAACTAATGTGTATTTCATAAACAAATCCTTACTCATTGCCGTTGAAATGCTAATTTAAATTTTTTCTTGCAGTATAACCTTTTCCTTTAGGACTTTACATGTCCTGTCATAGTAGCACCTTTGCACCTGATAGTTGCTTCCATACATGAATAAGGTTCATCTTTAATATTGTTTTTTGTATGGCCTAGTCAGAAATCCCAATTGGTTATGCTTGAGAGGTTTTAGTTATCCCATTGTAGTGCTAAAATGTTTGGATGTTAGGGTGTTCATTATGTATTAATTGGTGGTGCACCTCTCTATGTTCTAGATTACACTTTGTTCTGCACTCATGAATAGAAAAGGATGTGTCCCAACAATGGCTCTTCTACACTTTTGTTGCCTGTTATTTTGTTTATTCAGAGTTCAGACAATATAAATATCCCATGGTTCTTGCATACACAGGGAGTGAGATATGCTACTTCAAGAATGGGGTATGCCAAGGCAGTGCCTTCAAGGACATTCCTGGAGGGAGGTATTACCCTGCAGCGTCAATGTATACGTTACCTAATGAGCCAAACTGTGTAGTCAAATTCAACTTTGGGCCAGACTTCGAGTTCTTCCCACAAGATTTTGGTGACCTCCCAATCCCTCAACCAATGAGCGAAGTGCCTTATCAGGCACTTGAGGTGAAGAATGAGGGGCCTACCGAAAATGGTATTGCTGAAAAAACTAGCTAGTGTAGTTAACATGCTATTTTAGGCTTTTAGCTATGTCGAGATCCATGGCTAGGTCATGGTGAGGTTGGCTGCTGGAGCCATGTCTGACTAGATGAAGTTATTGTGTACCATATGCAACCAGAGGGTGTAACAATCTGTCATGTGGCATGCTGTAGTAGTGGGACGAAGAGTAGTGATGTGTGGTGTACTGGTGTTCTGGTGGTACGGCAGGTGAAACTTTATGCTGGGAGTTTCACTGCTAATGAAGGATTTGTGTGGCCAGAAAAAAAATCTGCATGTAAATTTGCCTCATTTATGTTCATTTTCATCCCAGCTATTTAAGCAATCCAATATGGCCTTTGCCAGTTTTCTTCTGCAACTGTGAAATCTGTCTGGTTTCGTTTCGATTCACATGCAACGGGAATCGGTCAGACTGTTGATAACAAATACAGGAACAGAACGCATCATATCGGGTATTCACATGTAGTGACAGGAAAAGTTCCAGTTGACTAGCCTGTGGAAGTTGCCCTTTTTTCCCCTGAAAACATGCTtggatgtgttttttttttttttgagagcgaacgtgtGTTTTATTAAGAGGAAAACGGGACAGCAACCTAGCAGCGACCTAAGACTTTCTGAAGTCTAGCCTACGTTTCACGTGGCATCCTGAAAAAATTTAGCTTTGCGTTTTGTTCAAATGGCAATCAAGGAAAATAGCAACACGGGCAAAAGGTGAGAGGCAAGGAAAAACAGCATGCAGGAAATGCTTTATAAGCTAAGATTTTTCATCATCTTTTGTTGGCAAAAACTGATAATTGTTGAACTAGTATAGTTCTTCATACTAACACCAAGATTTCCGGTTCCATACAAGTGGAATTGACTGAATGTACTCAAAGGGAAATACAGTGTTTTGGTCTTTTGGAAGCAGCGATGGACATGGACCCAATTCAACCTTGGATTAATTCACTTTTCTTCCAAATCCAAGGGGATCACAGGAAATGCCCCAAACACGCCTTAATGAAATGGGCAAAGGTGTTCCTACCCCTACTTTCAAGGTCAATTAGACAGAGCTCCATCACACGTTAGATGGCTCTTAGTATAGAAGACAATCTATCCTTTTGAAACAATTGCTCGTACAAATAAACAAAAACACAGAATCGCGAGCTTCCCTATGCTGATCATACTGGCAGCAACCCTAAGTATTGTCTGCACAATGAGCTAACATGGGAATTATTTTATACAATTTATGGTTAAGCAGTTATATTTCACAGTTAGATGCCCGCAGCCTGCACAGTGCAAATAAATAATCTCAGCTTGAGTTCCATTTGATTTGTAGGTGGCTACAATCCATACAGGTTTCCACTTTGCTCAATGCTGCCTGTCGATGTCGCAACACTGACTCCACACTAGGCTCAGTCCTTTTCCATGCCATTTTCCGGGAGATATTTTTCCACTTCGATTCAAACTCACAAGCTGGAAAAAGGATAATAGAGTAATAAATAGGGCATCTTGTTTATTTGCTTAAAGTCGAATAGCAATTGACATTTTCTCCTTTCTATGCAGAAATTTCAGATGCTAGTAAGTACAATAAGCAGTAGATTATATAAAGTAACGTTAATGGATTCAAGCCTTCCGATTTATTGTTAACAT
The nucleotide sequence above comes from Panicum virgatum strain AP13 chromosome 3K, P.virgatum_v5, whole genome shotgun sequence. Encoded proteins:
- the LOC120700336 gene encoding protein TRAUCO-like → QLDKRRWQGWQDPKEIASSSQVPTRNLSSCSPSESLIPPTRSIAAAAAAAAFASPPSPHPPAMQPPSGLSPPPPSSPPADTLASAAIQTPSLPDTPASLDPDTPFSDAAPVDASDADAPALAPTPDGALASASDAPGDGEDDGITNPSGGSRKHMTLAPPAPASKKSKKKGGNSVWTRPTSRKGKKKARQPGGHGPGGGASSAHPGPIAGGDELCQLVPATRLAAERNDDAATQPVLLSRFFKSERIEVSDDRLTAASTKGYRMVRATRGVAAGAWYFEVKVVHLGATGHTRLGWVTNRADLQTPVGYDAYGFGYRDIDGAKVHKAWRDKYADEGYGEGDVLGFYISLPDGERYEPKQPDLIQYKGMPFHVQIPKEEQKVPAPVPGSEICYFKNGVCQGSAFKDIPGGRYYPAASMYTLPNEPNCVVKFNFGPDFEFFPQDFGDLPIPQPMSEVPYQALEVKNEGPTENGIAEKTS